A genomic window from Terrisporobacter glycolicus ATCC 14880 = DSM 1288 includes:
- a CDS encoding ABC transporter ATP-binding protein, whose translation MLLKAENINFKYRGDKYILKDINLSVNTNEVVGIVAPSGFGKTTFAKILAGYIKPDKGNVILEGCEKKKNAFNPIQLIFQHPEKSVNPKWKMKKILNEAYEPSDEMIESMGIKKEWLNRWPSELSGGELQRFCVLRALSPETKFLIADEMTTMLDAITQAQIWNVVIDYCKKNSIGLIVISHDKDLVNIVCDRVINLEDNKEEDTVMEVKENIV comes from the coding sequence ATGCTACTTAAAGCTGAAAATATTAACTTTAAATATAGAGGAGATAAATATATATTAAAAGATATAAATTTATCTGTGAATACTAATGAAGTGGTTGGAATAGTAGCTCCTAGTGGGTTTGGAAAAACTACTTTTGCCAAAATTTTAGCTGGATATATTAAACCAGACAAAGGAAATGTAATACTAGAAGGTTGTGAGAAAAAGAAAAATGCTTTCAACCCTATACAATTAATTTTCCAACATCCAGAAAAATCAGTAAATCCTAAGTGGAAAATGAAAAAAATTCTAAATGAAGCTTATGAACCAAGTGATGAAATGATAGAATCCATGGGAATTAAGAAAGAATGGCTAAATAGATGGCCAAGTGAACTTTCTGGTGGAGAGTTACAAAGATTTTGTGTTCTTAGAGCTCTTAGTCCTGAAACAAAGTTTCTTATAGCTGATGAGATGACTACCATGTTAGATGCCATAACGCAGGCTCAGATTTGGAATGTGGTTATTGATTATTGCAAGAAAAATAGTATTGGACTTATTGTTATTAGTCATGATAAAGACTTGGTTAATATTGTTTGTGATAGAGTTATTAACTTGGAAGATAATAAAGAAGAAGATACTGTGATGGAAGTTAAAGAGAATATAGTTTAG
- a CDS encoding ABC transporter permease, which produces MKNSKSIGVFLSKKIIRLITLLVALCIITFVLMELSPIDPVTAYVGASTKVSAAQRELIAEHWGLNQPPLERFMCWFKSIIQGDWGTSLIYRRPVLEVIGQKFKASLYLMIIAWIISGILGFVMGIISGSNENKVIDKIIRGYCYIVISTPTFWLGILFIMVFSVSLGWFPVALGVPIGVSTTDVTFMDLLSHIVLPAFTLSLIGVSNICLHTREKVIEVMNSDYVLFAKARGEGKKSIIFNHVIKNVSLPAITLQFLSFSELFAGTIFAEQVFSYPGLGQATVSAGLKGDLPLLMGIVIISCIFVYSGNVIADLLYRVIDPRIKGGEMA; this is translated from the coding sequence ATGAAAAATAGCAAAAGTATAGGAGTTTTCCTATCTAAAAAAATAATAAGACTAATCACCTTATTAGTTGCCCTTTGTATAATAACTTTTGTATTAATGGAGCTATCTCCAATAGACCCAGTTACAGCTTATGTGGGAGCTAGTACAAAGGTAAGTGCGGCGCAAAGAGAATTAATTGCAGAACATTGGGGTTTAAATCAACCACCTTTAGAAAGATTTATGTGTTGGTTTAAGTCTATAATTCAGGGAGACTGGGGAACTTCGTTAATATATAGAAGACCAGTTTTGGAGGTTATAGGACAAAAATTTAAAGCATCTTTATACTTAATGATTATAGCCTGGATTATTTCAGGTATTTTAGGCTTTGTAATGGGAATAATCAGTGGAAGTAATGAAAATAAAGTAATAGATAAAATAATACGTGGGTATTGTTATATTGTTATATCAACACCAACATTTTGGCTAGGTATTTTATTTATTATGGTATTTTCTGTTTCTCTTGGATGGTTCCCAGTAGCTCTGGGAGTTCCAATAGGTGTAAGTACAACGGATGTAACCTTTATGGATTTACTCAGTCATATTGTACTACCTGCATTTACTTTAAGTCTTATAGGTGTTTCTAATATTTGTTTGCATACAAGAGAAAAAGTAATAGAAGTTATGAATAGTGATTATGTTTTATTTGCAAAAGCTCGTGGAGAAGGTAAAAAGAGTATAATTTTTAATCATGTAATAAAAAATGTTTCACTTCCTGCCATTACATTACAGTTTTTATCATTTAGTGAGTTGTTTGCAGGAACTATATTTGCAGAACAAGTATTTTCATATCCAGGACTTGGTCAAGCCACAGTTTCAGCAGGTCTTAAAGGAGATTTACCTCTTTTAATGGGAATAGTAATAATAAGTTGTATTTTTGTTTATAGTGGAAATGTAATAGCAGATTTACTATATCGAGTAATAGACCCAAGAATTAAAGGAGGGGAAATGGCATAA
- a CDS encoding ABC transporter ATP-binding protein, whose amino-acid sequence MDKEPILNVRNLEICFSQYTKGLNRIDSKAINNLDIDLYKGEILAVVGSSGSGKSLLAHSILGILPSNAVTKGDIIYKNEQLDEKRKEKLRGKEIVFIPQSVNYLDPLMEVGKQVKISIKDKKKSNSILRNVFRKYNLEEKVEKYYPFQLSGGMARKVLLSSALVSDCEVIIADEPTPGLDEKSLNEVLKDFRDLADSGCAILIITHDISAALKIADRVAIFYGGTTLEIAKAEDFKNGGENLRHPYTKALFNALPNNSFKPIKGSQPLASELPVGCLFYDRCGKRTPDCENIKPEMKEIRDGKVRCLYAT is encoded by the coding sequence ATGGATAAGGAACCAATTTTAAATGTTAGAAATTTGGAGATATGTTTTAGTCAGTATACAAAGGGATTAAATAGAATAGATTCAAAGGCTATAAATAATTTAGATATAGATTTATACAAAGGAGAAATATTAGCAGTTGTTGGATCTAGTGGTTCAGGTAAAAGTTTACTTGCTCACTCCATACTGGGAATACTACCTAGTAATGCGGTGACAAAGGGAGATATAATTTATAAAAATGAACAATTGGATGAAAAAAGAAAAGAAAAACTTAGAGGAAAAGAAATTGTATTTATTCCTCAGTCAGTAAATTATTTAGATCCACTGATGGAAGTGGGAAAACAAGTTAAGATTTCAATAAAAGATAAAAAGAAAAGCAATAGTATACTTAGAAATGTATTTAGAAAATATAACTTAGAAGAAAAAGTAGAAAAGTATTATCCTTTCCAACTATCAGGTGGAATGGCAAGAAAAGTTCTTTTATCAAGTGCTTTAGTTAGTGACTGTGAAGTAATAATAGCAGACGAGCCAACTCCAGGCTTAGATGAAAAATCTTTAAATGAAGTTTTAAAAGATTTTAGAGATTTGGCTGACAGTGGCTGTGCAATACTTATAATTACCCATGACATATCTGCTGCTTTAAAAATTGCAGATAGGGTGGCAATTTTCTATGGAGGAACTACTTTGGAAATTGCAAAAGCAGAAGACTTCAAAAACGGTGGAGAAAACTTAAGACATCCATATACAAAGGCACTGTTTAATGCACTGCCAAATAACAGTTTTAAACCAATAAAAGGTAGTCAACCACTAGCCAGTGAGTTACCTGTAGGATGTTTATTTTATGATAGATGTGGAAAAAGAACACCTGATTGTGAAAACATAAAACCTGAAATGAAAGAAATAAGAGATGGAAAGGTGAGATGTTTATATGCTACTTAA
- a CDS encoding PQQ-dependent sugar dehydrogenase → MRKIKLNLQPIVKNIDLPTVLKTTIMPSDSSESLFIATQVGRIFYISKGAINTFLDIRPRIIELGTSSGGYDERGLLGLAFNPAFYYNGLFYLHYSVAGTQGPGALSKPFKPNPCDIETLNLKWTDRDTKYDHIDTVEEWVLQPNGQPEKRRTLLNLRRPFLNHNGVNSLNFSPETGKLVLTTGDGGSGYDPFNLSQDNMEICGKIIEIDVNKNTLINDPPVVTRFDELPISIQETLTVMAKGVRNIPGISFQKFYNQYIKYVGNVGQDLVESVFSFVNYRPMPVTQLVQPYLKSQPEQEKFINFGWRGWEGTLPTSLIEDCSESPTLNEITITYYNEAVKISAQRISPLACYFHKDSRPDKFGGSALTGVQPYMGSNIPDLTGSVVFTDFAQNEESEPPVRGVLAYTKSTKDSKLNDFSVIETDYDFGSGSAYYVCLGTNMNQTRLYLGVYASANVADFGKGTIFEIVP, encoded by the coding sequence ATGAGGAAAATTAAACTTAATTTACAGCCTATTGTTAAGAATATAGATTTACCCACTGTTTTGAAAACAACTATCATGCCAAGTGATTCAAGTGAAAGTTTATTTATTGCAACTCAGGTAGGAAGGATATTTTATATATCAAAGGGAGCTATAAATACTTTTTTAGATATTCGCCCTCGAATAATAGAACTAGGTACTTCTAGTGGTGGATATGATGAACGAGGGCTGCTAGGTCTGGCCTTTAATCCTGCATTTTATTATAATGGTCTATTTTATCTTCATTATTCAGTAGCAGGAACACAAGGTCCGGGCGCTCTTTCAAAACCTTTTAAACCTAACCCATGTGACATAGAAACTTTAAATCTAAAATGGACAGATAGAGATACTAAATATGATCATATTGATACAGTTGAAGAATGGGTTTTACAACCTAATGGTCAACCTGAAAAAAGGAGAACATTGCTTAATCTAAGAAGACCATTTCTCAATCATAATGGTGTCAATAGCTTAAACTTTTCACCTGAAACTGGAAAACTTGTTTTAACAACAGGAGATGGCGGATCAGGCTATGATCCATTTAACTTAAGTCAGGATAATATGGAAATCTGCGGTAAAATAATTGAAATTGATGTAAACAAGAATACATTAATCAATGATCCGCCTGTAGTCACACGTTTTGATGAGCTTCCTATATCTATTCAAGAAACCCTTACTGTAATGGCCAAAGGAGTTCGCAATATCCCTGGAATTTCATTTCAAAAGTTTTATAACCAATATATAAAATATGTGGGGAATGTTGGACAGGATTTAGTAGAGTCAGTTTTTTCATTTGTTAATTATAGACCAATGCCAGTTACTCAGCTTGTTCAACCTTATTTAAAATCCCAACCTGAACAAGAAAAATTTATTAACTTCGGTTGGCGAGGATGGGAAGGTACTTTACCTACTTCACTTATAGAAGATTGCTCTGAAAGTCCAACTTTGAACGAGATAACAATTACTTATTACAATGAAGCAGTAAAAATTTCAGCACAGCGTATTTCACCTCTAGCCTGTTATTTTCATAAAGATTCACGACCAGATAAATTTGGTGGTTCTGCTCTTACAGGGGTTCAGCCATATATGGGAAGCAATATACCAGATTTAACAGGAAGCGTTGTGTTTACTGATTTTGCCCAAAATGAAGAATCTGAGCCTCCAGTGAGAGGAGTTTTAGCTTATACAAAATCAACAAAAGATTCTAAACTAAATGATTTTAGTGTTATTGAAACTGATTATGATTTTGGCTCCGGGTCAGCTTATTATGTTTGTTTGGGAACAAATATGAATCAAACCAGACTTTATTTAGGGGTTTATGCCTCTGCCAATGTGGCTGATTTTGGCAAAGGTACTATTTTTGAGATTGTTCCTTAA
- a CDS encoding HIRAN domain-containing protein, whose translation MSNDIQISSLGGGLISNMKNGQLDLPFANDIYLYTLSVAGIFYYIDEGLQILEGDDLTLKREPDNEYDKYAIEVYTKDGKKLGYIPRKNNKIFARLMDGGKYLYGKIKCFETDFDEIRNIVIRIYLKDI comes from the coding sequence ATGAGTAATGATATACAAATTTCTAGTTTGGGTGGAGGTCTTATATCAAATATGAAAAATGGTCAGCTAGACCTACCATTTGCAAATGACATATACTTATATACATTGTCTGTAGCAGGTATCTTTTACTATATAGATGAAGGTTTACAAATTTTAGAGGGAGATGATTTAACTTTAAAAAGAGAGCCAGATAATGAATATGATAAATATGCAATTGAAGTATACACAAAAGATGGAAAGAAATTGGGCTATATTCCTAGGAAAAATAATAAAATATTTGCCAGGTTAATGGACGGAGGTAAGTATTTATATGGAAAAATAAAATGTTTTGAAACAGATTTTGATGAAATAAGAAATATTGTAATTAGGATTTATCTTAAAGATATTTAA
- a CDS encoding J domain-containing protein → MNIIILDEYKKLKETQEELSLKYIELVEKQEDILYKKKNYLEAKYLGHFGYLYKLKLKLEIEIRRNKRKISIIQALINRNEKVEINKIEIILQEEMKEFEEELKRYQFKVDFSRELLKSHLITDEELKEVKSIFRKLAKKLHPDINKNQNERSKNLWEQLQKAYQNNDLATLRLLLNIIDDEDYNLDNVNSLEKLKKDIQMLQEKIDEIILNLKSFETRFPFNIEEKLEDVNWLDEEKSILTNEINNLKEISKIYNDKLKEMERYYE, encoded by the coding sequence ATGAATATTATAATATTAGATGAATATAAAAAACTAAAAGAAACACAAGAGGAGCTATCCCTAAAATATATTGAATTAGTAGAAAAGCAAGAAGATATATTATATAAAAAGAAAAATTATCTAGAAGCAAAATACTTGGGACACTTTGGATATTTATATAAATTAAAATTAAAGTTGGAAATAGAAATAAGAAGAAATAAGAGGAAGATATCGATTATACAAGCTTTGATAAATCGCAATGAAAAAGTTGAAATAAACAAAATAGAAATAATTTTACAAGAAGAGATGAAAGAATTTGAAGAAGAATTAAAACGATATCAGTTTAAAGTAGACTTTAGTAGAGAATTATTAAAGAGCCACTTAATAACAGATGAAGAACTCAAAGAGGTAAAAAGTATATTTCGTAAGTTAGCGAAAAAATTACATCCTGATATAAATAAAAATCAAAATGAACGAAGTAAAAATCTATGGGAACAACTACAAAAGGCATATCAAAATAATGATTTAGCCACACTAAGGCTTTTGCTAAATATAATAGATGATGAGGATTATAATTTGGATAATGTAAACTCCTTAGAAAAATTAAAAAAAGACATTCAGATGTTACAAGAAAAAATAGATGAAATAATTTTGAATTTGAAGAGCTTTGAAACGAGATTTCCTTTTAATATAGAAGAAAAATTAGAAGATGTAAATTGGTTAGATGAAGAGAAATCTATTTTAACTAATGAAATTAATAATTTAAAAGAAATAAGTAAGATATATAATGATAAACTTAAAGAAATGGAGAGATATTATGAGTAA
- a CDS encoding ABC transporter permease, with product MSELKSIVKRKSPSFEFGIREKTILSLGIFIAFFIAILVAGSVIDPDKFSIDLINKNQAPSLTHIFGTDWIGRDMFFRTLKGLSISMKIGVLSSVISGIIAVILGIIGPTCGKKVDSVITWFIDLVLSVPHTLIIILISMAAGGGLKGIVLGVSLTHWTSLTRVIRAEVMQVKESDYTKIAKNFGKSNLYIAKNHILPHVIPQLLVGIVLIFPHAILHEASVTFLGFGLQSHEPAIGIILSESMKYLTSGKWWLAFFPGLSLVLVSMMVDNMGKKIGKLIDPKTAYN from the coding sequence ATGAGTGAGCTAAAGAGCATTGTAAAAAGAAAATCTCCATCCTTTGAATTTGGAATTAGAGAAAAAACCATACTTTCCTTAGGAATATTTATAGCATTTTTTATAGCTATCTTAGTTGCAGGAAGTGTTATTGACCCGGATAAGTTTAGTATAGATTTAATTAATAAAAATCAAGCACCATCCCTAACTCATATATTTGGTACAGACTGGATAGGGCGAGACATGTTCTTTAGAACATTAAAAGGCCTTAGTATAAGTATGAAAATAGGAGTTTTATCTTCTGTTATAAGTGGAATAATTGCTGTAATATTGGGAATAATCGGACCTACTTGTGGCAAAAAAGTAGACTCTGTTATAACTTGGTTTATAGATTTAGTTTTATCAGTACCTCATACTTTAATAATAATCTTAATATCTATGGCAGCAGGAGGAGGTCTAAAAGGGATAGTTCTTGGAGTATCCTTAACTCATTGGACTTCACTTACTAGAGTAATAAGAGCAGAAGTTATGCAAGTAAAAGAATCTGACTATACAAAGATTGCAAAGAATTTTGGAAAATCAAATTTATATATAGCTAAAAATCATATTTTACCTCATGTAATACCTCAGCTTTTAGTTGGAATTGTATTAATTTTCCCTCATGCTATTTTACATGAAGCTTCAGTTACCTTCTTAGGATTTGGCTTACAATCTCACGAACCAGCCATAGGAATAATTTTATCAGAATCCATGAAATACTTAACAAGTGGAAAATGGTGGTTAGCATTCTTCCCAGGATTATCTTTAGTTTTAGTTTCTATGATGGTGGATAATATGGGTAAAAAAATAGGAAAATTAATTGATCCTAAAACAGCTTATAATTAG
- a CDS encoding LysR family transcriptional regulator → MTFEQIKSFLAIVKYNHFTLASQELYISQSSISKHIKSLEKELGVELFNRQHRSIKLTDAGEEFYKFAHKSMADYKNILLDMKKYSCEESSSISIGVIDTMVEYGVASLIGDFQKEYPNIQVDLIERSNSKIIEYISDSIVNLGFINSHYEHKNILNLHKIVDDELVLVTSKKHPLSMRSSVDIFDTAKEKYVCVNGDYYLHNVFLNTWGNLNYFPNTLYIDSQTKTLLALVCENIGITLLPYSVALSYKKNIDNSIHICHLQNSFSANIFLAQLKNRRLSKNEHLFKEFATKWFETDKTPCKLLTK, encoded by the coding sequence ATGACTTTTGAACAAATAAAGTCTTTTTTAGCCATAGTAAAGTATAATCATTTTACCCTAGCATCACAAGAATTATATATTTCTCAATCTTCCATTTCAAAACATATAAAATCTTTGGAAAAAGAACTTGGAGTTGAGTTATTTAATAGACAGCATAGAAGTATAAAACTCACTGATGCAGGAGAAGAGTTCTACAAGTTTGCACACAAATCTATGGCAGATTACAAAAATATTTTGTTAGATATGAAAAAATACTCTTGTGAAGAAAGTAGTTCTATCTCCATTGGTGTGATAGATACCATGGTTGAATACGGTGTAGCATCTCTTATTGGAGACTTTCAAAAGGAATATCCTAATATTCAAGTAGATTTAATTGAAAGGTCCAACAGTAAAATAATAGAATACATTAGTGACTCTATAGTAAATTTAGGGTTTATTAATTCCCATTATGAGCATAAAAATATTTTAAACCTGCATAAAATAGTTGATGATGAGTTAGTTCTTGTAACATCAAAGAAACACCCTTTATCAATGAGATCCTCCGTGGATATTTTTGATACTGCTAAGGAAAAATATGTTTGCGTCAATGGTGATTATTATTTACATAATGTATTTTTAAATACTTGGGGCAATCTTAATTATTTTCCAAACACTTTATATATAGACTCCCAGACAAAAACACTTTTAGCTTTAGTTTGCGAAAATATTGGTATTACACTACTTCCATATAGTGTTGCTTTATCTTACAAAAAAAATATTGATAACAGCATACATATTTGTCATTTGCAAAATTCATTCTCAGCAAATATTTTTTTAGCACAATTAAAAAACAGACGACTTAGTAAGAATGAACATCTTTTCAAGGAGTTTGCTACTAAATGGTTTGAAACAGATAAAACGCCTTGCAAATTATTAACAAAATAA
- a CDS encoding UDP-N-acetylmuramoyl-L-alanyl-D-glutamate--2,6-diaminopimelate ligase, with protein MKLEDLLKDIEIILLSGPKDVEIKGLEYDSRNVKEGDLLVCINGANVNGHKFIESAKAKGAVAFVIEEEVQKDDKLTYIKVKSTNEVISTLGRNFYKNPSEKIELIGVTGTNGKTSVASFLKDILSQDEKCGFIGTIGIFDGKNDYLNKNTTPNNIEIQKSLNSMINNNCKYCTMEVSSHALALKRVENLKYKIGIFTNLTEDHLDFHKTFENYRKAKESLFYMTTSANIINIDDVNGRIILDNIKNWGVPYYTYGINYDATFRAKYVKLYEDKTAFTLLGPNDFEREVTLNMVGQFTVYNCLAVICACYILNMDVDKIVNRISKLKGVNGRFEKVENSKNIHVFVDYAHTPDALDNVLNSIKIFARKRIITVFGCGGNREKEKRPLMGKIAQGYSDLAIITSDNPRYEEPNEIIKDILIGIDKEKENYVVIIDRKDAIKEAIYRAKEGDIVLIAGKGHENYQIIKDEIVEFDDKLVAKEILNNLDK; from the coding sequence ATGAAATTAGAAGATCTTTTAAAAGATATAGAAATAATTTTGTTATCAGGCCCCAAAGATGTGGAAATAAAAGGACTAGAATATGATTCAAGAAATGTAAAAGAAGGGGATTTATTAGTTTGTATTAATGGAGCTAATGTTAATGGTCATAAATTCATTGAAAGTGCAAAGGCTAAAGGAGCAGTAGCATTTGTAATTGAAGAAGAAGTACAAAAAGATGATAAATTAACTTATATAAAAGTAAAAAGTACAAATGAAGTAATCTCTACTTTAGGAAGAAATTTTTATAAAAATCCAAGTGAAAAAATTGAATTAATAGGTGTAACAGGTACTAATGGAAAGACGAGTGTTGCGTCTTTTTTAAAAGATATACTTAGCCAAGATGAAAAATGTGGCTTTATTGGAACTATAGGCATATTTGATGGAAAAAATGACTATTTAAATAAAAATACAACACCAAATAATATTGAGATACAAAAAAGTTTAAATAGTATGATAAATAATAACTGTAAGTATTGTACTATGGAAGTTTCTTCTCATGCCCTTGCCTTGAAAAGAGTAGAAAATTTGAAATATAAAATAGGTATATTTACAAACTTGACAGAAGATCATCTAGACTTTCATAAAACATTTGAAAATTACAGAAAAGCCAAAGAATCTTTATTTTATATGACTACAAGTGCCAATATTATTAACATAGATGATGTAAATGGAAGAATAATACTTGATAATATTAAAAATTGGGGCGTTCCTTATTATACTTATGGTATAAATTATGATGCTACATTTAGAGCTAAATACGTAAAACTTTATGAAGATAAGACAGCATTTACTTTACTTGGACCTAATGATTTTGAAAGAGAGGTAACACTAAATATGGTAGGGCAATTTACAGTTTATAACTGTCTTGCTGTTATTTGTGCTTGTTATATATTAAATATGGATGTAGATAAAATAGTAAACAGAATAAGCAAATTAAAAGGTGTAAATGGAAGGTTTGAAAAAGTGGAAAACAGCAAAAACATTCACGTATTTGTAGACTATGCACACACGCCTGATGCCCTAGATAACGTACTAAATAGTATAAAGATTTTTGCAAGAAAAAGAATAATCACAGTTTTTGGATGCGGAGGAAATAGAGAAAAAGAAAAAAGACCCCTTATGGGAAAAATTGCACAAGGGTATTCAGATCTTGCTATAATAACTTCAGATAATCCGAGATATGAGGAACCAAATGAAATAATAAAAGACATATTAATAGGCATAGATAAGGAAAAAGAGAATTATGTTGTTATAATAGATAGAAAAGATGCTATTAAAGAAGCTATTTACAGAGCAAAAGAAGGGGATATAGTGCTTATTGCAGGTAAAGGACATGAAAACTATCAAATAATTAAAGATGAAATAGTAGAATTTGATGATAAACTAGTGGCAAAAGAAATTTTGAATAATTTAGACAAATAG
- a CDS encoding ABC transporter substrate-binding protein, whose product MKLKKNIAKLLSMVLLVGTLAGCSNSSNSESGSSSKSGVEQRKEKNELVVAVGAEPEAGFDAITGGHGSITKVFFSTLMKRDKELGWENDLATDYKISKDKLTWTVKIRDDAKFTDGKPVTAQDVAFTYETTKKSSTEIDLTMIKEVKAKDDTTVEFKLERPMSTFVEKLGACGIVPKHAYNDSFKDKPIGSGPYKFVDWAKGQQVIAEANADYYGDKPSIKKLTMVFLDTDAAYAAVKSGDVDMATINGDLAKEKVEGTKILDIPSIETYGVEFPMVANTGKKTKTGYEIGNNVTSDESIRKALNTAVDRQGMVDGVLNGYGSVSTTGLEKMPWLNKETVLKESDYNNLEEAKKILKDGGWKDSDNDGILEKDKTKASFKVLYTPGNYRQALGLEFQKIAKELGIEITLEERTWDTIVKDIHKEAVLFGFGSGDPSELYNLYYGGAANTPVEWDNAGFYDNKTVNKYIDKALNSEGEKEALPYWQKAQFDGKTGASVKGDAPYCWLVNANHVYIVSEGFDIGKPVVQPHGGRIFDNVTEWAWK is encoded by the coding sequence ATGAAATTAAAGAAAAATATTGCTAAGCTATTATCAATGGTATTATTAGTAGGTACCTTAGCTGGATGTTCTAATTCATCTAATTCAGAATCAGGCTCAAGTTCTAAATCTGGTGTTGAACAAAGAAAAGAAAAGAATGAGTTAGTAGTTGCTGTTGGAGCAGAACCGGAAGCTGGATTTGATGCCATAACAGGTGGGCACGGATCTATAACAAAGGTTTTCTTCTCGACATTAATGAAAAGAGATAAAGAGCTAGGATGGGAAAATGATTTAGCAACTGATTATAAAATATCAAAAGATAAATTAACTTGGACAGTTAAAATAAGAGACGATGCTAAATTTACTGATGGAAAGCCTGTAACAGCGCAGGATGTTGCATTTACATATGAAACAACTAAGAAAAGTTCTACAGAAATAGATTTAACAATGATAAAAGAAGTAAAAGCAAAAGATGATACAACTGTTGAATTTAAATTAGAAAGACCAATGTCTACATTTGTAGAGAAATTAGGTGCTTGTGGTATAGTTCCTAAACATGCTTATAATGACTCATTTAAAGATAAGCCAATAGGATCTGGACCATACAAATTTGTAGATTGGGCAAAAGGACAACAAGTTATAGCAGAAGCTAACGCAGATTATTATGGAGACAAACCAAGTATAAAAAAATTAACTATGGTATTTTTAGATACTGATGCTGCTTATGCTGCTGTAAAATCAGGTGATGTTGACATGGCAACTATAAACGGAGATCTTGCTAAAGAAAAAGTTGAAGGTACTAAAATTTTAGACATACCAAGTATAGAGACTTATGGTGTTGAATTCCCGATGGTTGCAAACACTGGCAAGAAAACTAAAACTGGTTATGAAATAGGAAATAATGTTACAAGTGATGAATCAATAAGAAAAGCGTTAAATACTGCTGTTGATAGACAAGGAATGGTTGATGGAGTTTTAAATGGATATGGTTCAGTATCTACAACTGGTCTTGAAAAAATGCCTTGGTTAAATAAAGAAACAGTTCTTAAAGAATCTGACTACAATAATTTGGAAGAAGCTAAAAAAATATTAAAAGATGGTGGATGGAAAGATAGTGACAATGATGGAATACTAGAAAAAGATAAAACTAAAGCATCTTTCAAAGTATTATATACTCCAGGAAACTATAGACAAGCATTAGGATTAGAATTCCAAAAGATAGCTAAAGAATTAGGAATAGAGATAACTTTAGAAGAAAGAACTTGGGATACTATAGTAAAAGACATACATAAAGAAGCAGTATTATTTGGATTTGGTTCAGGAGATCCATCAGAATTATACAACTTATATTATGGTGGAGCTGCAAATACACCAGTTGAATGGGATAATGCAGGATTCTATGATAATAAAACTGTAAATAAATATATAGACAAAGCTTTAAATAGTGAAGGTGAAAAAGAAGCGCTACCTTACTGGCAAAAAGCTCAATTTGATGGAAAAACTGGAGCTTCTGTAAAAGGTGACGCTCCATACTGTTGGTTAGTTAATGCAAATCACGTTTATATAGTAAGTGAAGGATTTGATATAGGAAAACCAGTTGTTCAACCTCATGGTGGAAGAATTTTTGACAATGTTACAGAATGGGCATGGAAATAA